One segment of Drosophila mauritiana strain mau12 chromosome 3R, ASM438214v1, whole genome shotgun sequence DNA contains the following:
- the LOC117142391 gene encoding mitochondrial import inner membrane translocase subunit TIM44 isoform X3, translating to MYRIAALARDRACLFTCQQASQNLQQQQVRVWLIQPHGATGLSHDFTPQPRFYSAPGRRAGFFSQFFDNMKAEMDKNKEIKDNIRKFREEAQKLEESDALKSARQKFNIVESEAQKSSSMLKEQLGAIKERVGDVLEDASKSDLAKKVTEELSKKARGVSDTISDTSGKLGQTSAFQAISNTTTTIKKEMDSASIENRVYRAPAQLRKRVQLDMSDSDRVVEPNTEATGMELHKDSKFYESWENFKNNNTYVNKVLDWKVKYDESENPVIRASRLLTDKVSDVMGGLFSKTELSETMTELVKIDPSFDQKDFLRDCETDIIPNILESIVRGDLEILKDWCFESTFNIIANPIKEAKKAGLYLDSKILDIENIELAMGKVMEQGPVLIITFQAQQIMCVRDQKSQVVEGDPEKVMRVHYVWVLCRDRNELNPKAAWRLMELSANSSEQFV from the exons ATG TACAGAATAGCTGCCCTTGCGCGGGATCGCGCCTGTCTCTTCACGTGCCAGCAGGCCTCTCAGAacctgcaacagcagcaggttAGAGTTTGGCTTATACAACCCCATGGCGCAACCGGTCTAAGTCATGACTTTACTCCCCAGCCCCGCTTTTATAGTGCGCCAGGTCGCAGGGCCGGCTTCTTCTCGCAGTTCTTCGACAACATGAAGGCGGAGATGGATAAGAACAAGGAGATCAAGGACAATATCCGAAAGTTCCGTGAGGAGGCCCAGAAGCTAGAAGAATCGGACGCCCTGAAGTCAGCGCGGCAAAAGTTTAACATTGTCGAATCGGAGGCACAAAAGTCGTCTAGCATGCTGAAGGAGCAGCTGGGCGCCATCAAGGAGCGTGTAGGTGATGTTCTAGAGGACGCCAGCAAATCCGATCTGGCCAAAAAGGTTACCGAGGAGCTCTCGAAGAAGGCTAGGGGGGTCAGCGACACGATCTCGGACACCAGTGGCAAGCTGGGCCAGACCAGCGCTTTCCAGGCCATCTCTAACACGACGACGACCATCAAAAAGGAGATGGACAGCGCAAGCATAGAGAATCGTGTCTATCGTGCTCCTGCCCAGTTGCGCAAGCGCGTCCAGCTCGACATGAGCGATAGCGATCGCGTTGTGGAGCCCAACACGGAAGCCACTG GTATGGAGCTGCACAAGGACTCCAAGTTCTACGAGTCGTGGGAGAACTTCAAGAACAACAATACCTACGTGAACAAGGTGCTTGACTGGAAGGTTAAATACGACGAGTCTGAGAACCCTGTGATCCGTGCCTCCCGCCTGCTGACCGACAAAGTGTCCGACGTCATGGGCGGACTCTTTTCAAAGACGGAGCTTTCGGAAACGATGACGGAGCTGGTGAAAATCGATCCGAGCTTTGATCAGAAGGATTTCCTCCGCGATTGCGAAACGGACATCATTCCAAATATTCTGGAATCGATTGTCCGTGGCGACCTGGAGATTCTGAAGGACTGGTGCTTTGAGAGCACTTTCAATATTATCGCAAATCCCATTAAGGAGGCTAAGAAGGCCGGCCTGTACCTGGACTCCAAGATCCTCGACATCGAGAACATCGAACTGGCAATGGGCAAGGTCATGGAGCAGGGCCCGGTACTGATCATCACGTTCCAAGCCCAGCAGATCATGTGCGTGCGGGACCAGAAGAGTCAGGTCGTCGAGGGCGATCCGGAGAAGGTGATGCGGGTGCACTACGTCTGGGTGCTGTGCCGCGACCGCAACGAACTCAACCCCAAGGCTGCCTGGCGGCTGATGGAGCTGTCCGCCAACAGCTCAGAGCAATTTGTTTAG
- the LOC117142393 gene encoding protein nanos isoform X1, with protein MFRSNLEGSGAAAVGVANPTSLTLTGKIFQLQDNFSVFHARGGLNMLGLQDLYLDTSGVNSSVALSPPSTPITPVTPDPSTSAQSTHFSFLADNNAATANSLLLQRQYHYHLLLQQQQQLAMAQHQLALAASAAAASASHQQTDEIARSLKIFAQVTTGPAENAAGSMQDVMQDFATNGYASDDLGRMSYGSAQSQAQTQPQQQHQQQQGLHLPLGRNPVQLQVNGGNLMPMPLATHWLNNYREHLNNVWRNMSYVPAAPNTMGLQVQASATVSTNLGVGMGLGFPVQAEQLRGASNPSNNNNNNKLYKRYNSKAKEISRHCVFCENNNEPEAVINSHSVRDNFNRVLCPKLRTYVCPICGASGDSAHTIKYCPKKPIITMEDAIKAESFRLAKSSYYKQQMKV; from the exons ATGTTCCGCAGCAACTTGGAAGGCAGTGGCGCAGCAGCAGTAGGTGTTGCAAATCCTACCTCGTTGACTCTGACTGGAAAGATTTTCCAATTGCAGGACAACTTTTCTGTTTTTCACGCCAGAGGAGGACTCAACATGCTCGGCCTGCAGGACTTGTACTTGGACACCAGTGGGGTCAACTCGTCGGTCGCTTTGAGTCCGCCCAGCACCCCCATTACGCCGGTGACCCCTGACCCGTCGACGTCTGCGCAGTCGACGCACTTTTCTTTTCTGGCCGACAACAACGCAGCCACCGCCAATTCGCTCCTTCTGCAGCGACAGTACCACTACCACTTGctgctccagcagcagcaacaactggcCATGGCGCAGCACCAATTGGCGCTGGCTGCATCAGCGGCAGCGGCTAGTGCGAGTCACCAGCAAACGGACGAGATTGCGCGATCCTTGAAAATCTTTGCGCAGGTGACAACGGGCCCAGCAG AAAATGCGGCTGGCTCGATGCAGGATGTGATGCAGGACTTCGCGACCAACGGCTATGCCAGCGATGATCTCGGTCGCATGTCCTACGGGAGTGCTCAGTCACAGGCGCAGACgcaaccgcagcagcagcatcagcaacagcaggggCTGCACCTGCCACTGGGCCGCAATCCTGTCCAGCTGCAGGTCAATGGCGGCAACTTAATGCCCATGCCACTCGCCACCCACTGGCTGAACAACTACCGCGAGCATCTGAACAACGTGTGGCGAAACATGTCGTATGTGCCAGCCGCTCCCAATACAATGGGTTTGCAGGTCCAAGCATCGGCCACTGTGTCCACCAATCTCGGCGTGGGAATGGGTCTGGGATTTCCCGTGCAGGCTGAACAGCTGCGCGGAGCTTCTAATCCCagtaacaataataacaacaacaagttgTACAAGCGATACAACAGCAAGGCTAAAGAG ATCAGCCGCCACTGCGTCTTTTGTGAGAATAACAACGAACCAGAGGCGGTAATCAATAGCCACTCAGTGCGAGACAACTTTAACCGAGTGCTGTGCCCCAAACTACGCACCTACGTGTGCCCCATCTGCGGGGCATCTGGGGACTCGGCGCACACGATTAAGTACTGCCCCAAGAAGCCGATCATCACCATGGAGGATGCGATCAAGGCGGAATCGTTCCGCCTAGCCAAGAGCAGCTACTACAAGCAACAGATGAAGGTTTAG
- the LOC117142391 gene encoding mitochondrial import inner membrane translocase subunit TIM44 isoform X1 has protein sequence MIRLTIRNSKCSFSKFSKDCISIVDISKFFGRKRSFYEMRATSCRSIPFINFRIVRYLYRPRRLNKYYDIYRIAALARDRACLFTCQQASQNLQQQQVRVWLIQPHGATGLSHDFTPQPRFYSAPGRRAGFFSQFFDNMKAEMDKNKEIKDNIRKFREEAQKLEESDALKSARQKFNIVESEAQKSSSMLKEQLGAIKERVGDVLEDASKSDLAKKVTEELSKKARGVSDTISDTSGKLGQTSAFQAISNTTTTIKKEMDSASIENRVYRAPAQLRKRVQLDMSDSDRVVEPNTEATGMELHKDSKFYESWENFKNNNTYVNKVLDWKVKYDESENPVIRASRLLTDKVSDVMGGLFSKTELSETMTELVKIDPSFDQKDFLRDCETDIIPNILESIVRGDLEILKDWCFESTFNIIANPIKEAKKAGLYLDSKILDIENIELAMGKVMEQGPVLIITFQAQQIMCVRDQKSQVVEGDPEKVMRVHYVWVLCRDRNELNPKAAWRLMELSANSSEQFV, from the exons ATGATACGATTGACAATTCGAAATTCAAAGTGttctttttcaaaatttaGTAAAGATTGTATATCAATTGTAGATATATCGAAATTTTTCGGCCGCAAACGATCATTTTACGAAATGAGGGCGACCAGTTGCAGATCAATTCCATTCATCAACTTTCGGATTGTAAGATATCTCTATCGGCCACGACGATTAAACAAGTATTACGATATT TACAGAATAGCTGCCCTTGCGCGGGATCGCGCCTGTCTCTTCACGTGCCAGCAGGCCTCTCAGAacctgcaacagcagcaggttAGAGTTTGGCTTATACAACCCCATGGCGCAACCGGTCTAAGTCATGACTTTACTCCCCAGCCCCGCTTTTATAGTGCGCCAGGTCGCAGGGCCGGCTTCTTCTCGCAGTTCTTCGACAACATGAAGGCGGAGATGGATAAGAACAAGGAGATCAAGGACAATATCCGAAAGTTCCGTGAGGAGGCCCAGAAGCTAGAAGAATCGGACGCCCTGAAGTCAGCGCGGCAAAAGTTTAACATTGTCGAATCGGAGGCACAAAAGTCGTCTAGCATGCTGAAGGAGCAGCTGGGCGCCATCAAGGAGCGTGTAGGTGATGTTCTAGAGGACGCCAGCAAATCCGATCTGGCCAAAAAGGTTACCGAGGAGCTCTCGAAGAAGGCTAGGGGGGTCAGCGACACGATCTCGGACACCAGTGGCAAGCTGGGCCAGACCAGCGCTTTCCAGGCCATCTCTAACACGACGACGACCATCAAAAAGGAGATGGACAGCGCAAGCATAGAGAATCGTGTCTATCGTGCTCCTGCCCAGTTGCGCAAGCGCGTCCAGCTCGACATGAGCGATAGCGATCGCGTTGTGGAGCCCAACACGGAAGCCACTG GTATGGAGCTGCACAAGGACTCCAAGTTCTACGAGTCGTGGGAGAACTTCAAGAACAACAATACCTACGTGAACAAGGTGCTTGACTGGAAGGTTAAATACGACGAGTCTGAGAACCCTGTGATCCGTGCCTCCCGCCTGCTGACCGACAAAGTGTCCGACGTCATGGGCGGACTCTTTTCAAAGACGGAGCTTTCGGAAACGATGACGGAGCTGGTGAAAATCGATCCGAGCTTTGATCAGAAGGATTTCCTCCGCGATTGCGAAACGGACATCATTCCAAATATTCTGGAATCGATTGTCCGTGGCGACCTGGAGATTCTGAAGGACTGGTGCTTTGAGAGCACTTTCAATATTATCGCAAATCCCATTAAGGAGGCTAAGAAGGCCGGCCTGTACCTGGACTCCAAGATCCTCGACATCGAGAACATCGAACTGGCAATGGGCAAGGTCATGGAGCAGGGCCCGGTACTGATCATCACGTTCCAAGCCCAGCAGATCATGTGCGTGCGGGACCAGAAGAGTCAGGTCGTCGAGGGCGATCCGGAGAAGGTGATGCGGGTGCACTACGTCTGGGTGCTGTGCCGCGACCGCAACGAACTCAACCCCAAGGCTGCCTGGCGGCTGATGGAGCTGTCCGCCAACAGCTCAGAGCAATTTGTTTAG
- the LOC117142391 gene encoding mitochondrial import inner membrane translocase subunit TIM44 isoform X4 has protein sequence MYRIAALARDRACLFTCQQASQNLQQQQPRFYSAPGRRAGFFSQFFDNMKAEMDKNKEIKDNIRKFREEAQKLEESDALKSARQKFNIVESEAQKSSSMLKEQLGAIKERVGDVLEDASKSDLAKKVTEELSKKARGVSDTISDTSGKLGQTSAFQAISNTTTTIKKEMDSASIENRVYRAPAQLRKRVQLDMSDSDRVVEPNTEATGMELHKDSKFYESWENFKNNNTYVNKVLDWKVKYDESENPVIRASRLLTDKVSDVMGGLFSKTELSETMTELVKIDPSFDQKDFLRDCETDIIPNILESIVRGDLEILKDWCFESTFNIIANPIKEAKKAGLYLDSKILDIENIELAMGKVMEQGPVLIITFQAQQIMCVRDQKSQVVEGDPEKVMRVHYVWVLCRDRNELNPKAAWRLMELSANSSEQFV, from the exons ATG TACAGAATAGCTGCCCTTGCGCGGGATCGCGCCTGTCTCTTCACGTGCCAGCAGGCCTCTCAGAacctgcaacagcagcag CCCCGCTTTTATAGTGCGCCAGGTCGCAGGGCCGGCTTCTTCTCGCAGTTCTTCGACAACATGAAGGCGGAGATGGATAAGAACAAGGAGATCAAGGACAATATCCGAAAGTTCCGTGAGGAGGCCCAGAAGCTAGAAGAATCGGACGCCCTGAAGTCAGCGCGGCAAAAGTTTAACATTGTCGAATCGGAGGCACAAAAGTCGTCTAGCATGCTGAAGGAGCAGCTGGGCGCCATCAAGGAGCGTGTAGGTGATGTTCTAGAGGACGCCAGCAAATCCGATCTGGCCAAAAAGGTTACCGAGGAGCTCTCGAAGAAGGCTAGGGGGGTCAGCGACACGATCTCGGACACCAGTGGCAAGCTGGGCCAGACCAGCGCTTTCCAGGCCATCTCTAACACGACGACGACCATCAAAAAGGAGATGGACAGCGCAAGCATAGAGAATCGTGTCTATCGTGCTCCTGCCCAGTTGCGCAAGCGCGTCCAGCTCGACATGAGCGATAGCGATCGCGTTGTGGAGCCCAACACGGAAGCCACTG GTATGGAGCTGCACAAGGACTCCAAGTTCTACGAGTCGTGGGAGAACTTCAAGAACAACAATACCTACGTGAACAAGGTGCTTGACTGGAAGGTTAAATACGACGAGTCTGAGAACCCTGTGATCCGTGCCTCCCGCCTGCTGACCGACAAAGTGTCCGACGTCATGGGCGGACTCTTTTCAAAGACGGAGCTTTCGGAAACGATGACGGAGCTGGTGAAAATCGATCCGAGCTTTGATCAGAAGGATTTCCTCCGCGATTGCGAAACGGACATCATTCCAAATATTCTGGAATCGATTGTCCGTGGCGACCTGGAGATTCTGAAGGACTGGTGCTTTGAGAGCACTTTCAATATTATCGCAAATCCCATTAAGGAGGCTAAGAAGGCCGGCCTGTACCTGGACTCCAAGATCCTCGACATCGAGAACATCGAACTGGCAATGGGCAAGGTCATGGAGCAGGGCCCGGTACTGATCATCACGTTCCAAGCCCAGCAGATCATGTGCGTGCGGGACCAGAAGAGTCAGGTCGTCGAGGGCGATCCGGAGAAGGTGATGCGGGTGCACTACGTCTGGGTGCTGTGCCGCGACCGCAACGAACTCAACCCCAAGGCTGCCTGGCGGCTGATGGAGCTGTCCGCCAACAGCTCAGAGCAATTTGTTTAG
- the LOC117142394 gene encoding uncharacterized protein LOC117142394, with protein MALRKSLFLSSALLLVLLLAESQAKPSQDLSKPQTKEELSDLAAGAGAARGVPVAAKNKTAVVEDTPYDSDSEAESEEQLHRSYPHRDEDQLNSATNLVLAQNYKYDVEILESGDADQDDSSMDDVDDLEERFKGRGVVFSTDTETFASENIEMSPVVMQPNAVSQGHVLLGVVVVALALVSIGLYAGLVIWRSHLEQRYGMRERLVNHDLEEEAAGVDDVDYHVYAPTTTPATPRA; from the exons ATGGCACTGCGGAAAAGTTTGTTCCTCAGCAGCGCACTTCTGTTGGTTCTGCTGCTGGCGGAGT CCCAAGCCAAGCCCTCGCAGGACTTAAGCAAACCGCAGACGAAGGAGGAGCTGAGTGATCTGGCggcaggagctggagcagcacGAGGAGTGCCGGTGGCGGCCAAAAATAAGACAGCTGTCGTGGAG GATACTCCCTACGATTCCGACTCGGAGGCGGAATCGGAGGAGCAGCTGCATCGGTCGTATCCCCACCGCGACGAGGACCAACTGAACTCGGCCACCAATTTGGTCTTGGCACAGAACTACAAGTACGATGTGGAGATCCTGGAGTCCGGCGATGCCGACCAAGACGACAGTAGCATGGATGACGTGGACGATCTGGAGGAGCGCTTCAAGGGACGCGGTGTGGTCTTCAGCACGGACACCGAGACCTTCGCCTCCGAGAACATCGAGATGAGCCCGGTGGTCATGCAGCCGAATGCGGTTAGCCAGGGACACGTGCTGCTCGGCGTCGTGGTGGTGGCACTGGCCTTGGTCTCCATCGGCCTGTACGCCGGCCTGGTCATATGGCGCTCGCACCTGGA GCAGCGGTATGGAATGCGCGAACGACTGGTCAACCACGACTTGGAGGAGGAAGCGGCTGGTGTCGACGACGTCGATTATCACGTCTATGCACCGACCACGACGCCGGCTACGCCTAGGGCGTAG
- the LOC117142392 gene encoding probable 28S rRNA (cytosine-C(5))-methyltransferase — protein sequence MSKKPHSIKVPTQYRATAKILKAALEQQKCIKTLIFAEKHARTRSLHTVLKKFSENRVAVEKAIEETGLLRDNPSFDPSLAKILVTELLFARKELNGESKPVQTVRSYKERLLNSIGDFGVQRKEPNPRYVRINTNLYSLAEALEYLYSEDWRRKELPADASYADFLTAIKSLEEDEFMTDLHVEGVLIFPPKWSNYWVRHPLVHDKRFILQNKATCLAAELLAPPTGATVLDMCAAPGMKTVHICNVMQNKGCIYSVEQDHKRYNTLCDITEEAGCAIVKPIFSDALDLTPERFADVEYILVDPSCSGSGMQNRMTVCDEPKDDRRLQKLQGLQIKILSHAMSSFPNVKRIAYCTCSLWKEENEQVVQRCLQLNPSYKLLSCKKALRNKWHNVGDTDYPNIGKNVLYCLPESDLTDGIFLALFEKRREGEID from the exons ATGAGTAAAAAACCGCATTCCATAAAAGTTCCCACCCAATACAGGGCGACTGCCAAGATTTTGAAGGCGGCATTGGAGCAGCAGAAGTGCATAAAGACCCTGATATTCGCGGAGAAGCATGCA CGTACACGCTCTTTGCATACGGTGCTGAAAAAATTTAGCGAAAATCGAGTGGCAGTGGAAAAGGCCATCGAGGAGACAGGACTGCTCAGGGACAATCCCAGCTTTGATCCCAGTTTGGCCAAGATTCTAGTCACCGAACTGCTGTTTGCCAGGAAGGAGCTGAACGGCGAAAGCAAACCCGTGCAAACGGTGCGAAGTTACAAGGAGCGCTTGCTGAATTCCATCGGAGATTTCGGGGTCCAGCGAAAAG AACCCAATCCTCGATATGTGCGCATCAACACAAATCTATACAGTTTGGCGGAGGCCTTGGAGTACCTGTATAGCGAGGACTGGCGGCGCAAGGAGCTGCCTGCGGATGCCAGCTATGCGGACTTTCTGACTGCCATCAAATCGCTGGAGGAGGACGAGTTCATGACCGATCTGCACGTGGAGGGTGTGCTCATTTTCCCTCCCAAGTGGTCCAACTATTGGGTCAGGCATCCGTTGGTGCACGACAAGAGGTTTATACTGCAGAACAAGGCCACCTGCTTGGCCGCCGAGCTACTTGCTCCGCCGACTGGGGCCACTGTGCTGGATATGTGCGCAGCTCCCGGTATGAAGACAGTGCACATATGCAACGTGATGCAGAACAAGGGATGCATCTACTCCGTGGAGCAGGACCACAAACGCTATAATACGCTGTGCGACATTACCGAGGAGGCTGGTTGCGCTATTGTAAAACCCATTTTTTCAGACGCCTTGGACCTAA CACCCGAACGCTTTGCGGACGTAGAGTACATCCTGGTGGACCCCAGTTGCTCTGGCAGCGGAATGCAAAACCGCATGACCGTGTGCGACGAGCCGAAGGACGACAGGCGGCTGCAAAAGCTGCAGGGTTTGCAAATTAAGATCCTGTCGCACGCGATGAGCTCCTTTCCGAACGTCAAACGCATTGCCTACTGCACGTGTTCGCTGTGGAAGGAGGAAAACGAGCAGGTGGTGCAGCGCTGTCTTCAGCTAAATCCATCCTACAAGCTGCTCAGCTGCAAGAAGGCCTTGCGCAACAAGTGGCACAATGTGGGCGACACGGACTACCCCAATATTGGCAAGAACGTCCTGTATTGCTTGCCGGAAAGTGATCTTACCGATGGCATCTTCCTGGCCCTTTTCGAGAAACGCCGCGAAGGCGAAATTGATTAG
- the LOC117142395 gene encoding uncharacterized protein LOC117142395, producing the protein MGKKNRKQQQVDVVSSAATDDSPAVIDSPVEHHTQPEDTSAEVFLWLLAYSVLMFTLPFLGFYGVRSWLQESFPHLDLFTVNCWSVLTAVVVVNLVVAMYVLKAFREKPPPPLEPVPQDEEEEPETAEPKKDQ; encoded by the coding sequence ATGGGCAAGAAGAACAGGAAACAACAGCAGGTCGATGTGGTGTCATCAGCTGCCACTGATGATTCCCCGGCTGTCATTGATTCTCCCGTGGAGCATCATACGCAGCCGGAGGACACCAGTGCGGAGGTCTTCCTCTGGCTGCTGGCCTACAGTGTGCTCATGTTCACGCTGCCCTTCTTGGGCTTCTATGGCGTCCGCAGCTGGCTGCAGGAGTCCTTCCCCCATCTGGACCTCTTCACGGTCAACTGTTGGTCAGTTCTCACGGCTGTTGTGGTTGTTAACCTAGTGGTGGCCATGTATGTATTAAAGGCTTTCCGCGAgaagccaccaccacccctGGAACCCGTGCCGCAGGATGAGGAGGAAGAGCCGGAAACTGCGGAGCCAAAGAAGGACCAGTAA
- the LOC117142393 gene encoding protein nanos isoform X2: MFRSNLEGSGAAADNFSVFHARGGLNMLGLQDLYLDTSGVNSSVALSPPSTPITPVTPDPSTSAQSTHFSFLADNNAATANSLLLQRQYHYHLLLQQQQQLAMAQHQLALAASAAAASASHQQTDEIARSLKIFAQVTTGPAENAAGSMQDVMQDFATNGYASDDLGRMSYGSAQSQAQTQPQQQHQQQQGLHLPLGRNPVQLQVNGGNLMPMPLATHWLNNYREHLNNVWRNMSYVPAAPNTMGLQVQASATVSTNLGVGMGLGFPVQAEQLRGASNPSNNNNNNKLYKRYNSKAKEISRHCVFCENNNEPEAVINSHSVRDNFNRVLCPKLRTYVCPICGASGDSAHTIKYCPKKPIITMEDAIKAESFRLAKSSYYKQQMKV; the protein is encoded by the exons ATGTTCCGCAGCAACTTGGAAGGCAGTGGCGCAGCAGCA GACAACTTTTCTGTTTTTCACGCCAGAGGAGGACTCAACATGCTCGGCCTGCAGGACTTGTACTTGGACACCAGTGGGGTCAACTCGTCGGTCGCTTTGAGTCCGCCCAGCACCCCCATTACGCCGGTGACCCCTGACCCGTCGACGTCTGCGCAGTCGACGCACTTTTCTTTTCTGGCCGACAACAACGCAGCCACCGCCAATTCGCTCCTTCTGCAGCGACAGTACCACTACCACTTGctgctccagcagcagcaacaactggcCATGGCGCAGCACCAATTGGCGCTGGCTGCATCAGCGGCAGCGGCTAGTGCGAGTCACCAGCAAACGGACGAGATTGCGCGATCCTTGAAAATCTTTGCGCAGGTGACAACGGGCCCAGCAG AAAATGCGGCTGGCTCGATGCAGGATGTGATGCAGGACTTCGCGACCAACGGCTATGCCAGCGATGATCTCGGTCGCATGTCCTACGGGAGTGCTCAGTCACAGGCGCAGACgcaaccgcagcagcagcatcagcaacagcaggggCTGCACCTGCCACTGGGCCGCAATCCTGTCCAGCTGCAGGTCAATGGCGGCAACTTAATGCCCATGCCACTCGCCACCCACTGGCTGAACAACTACCGCGAGCATCTGAACAACGTGTGGCGAAACATGTCGTATGTGCCAGCCGCTCCCAATACAATGGGTTTGCAGGTCCAAGCATCGGCCACTGTGTCCACCAATCTCGGCGTGGGAATGGGTCTGGGATTTCCCGTGCAGGCTGAACAGCTGCGCGGAGCTTCTAATCCCagtaacaataataacaacaacaagttgTACAAGCGATACAACAGCAAGGCTAAAGAG ATCAGCCGCCACTGCGTCTTTTGTGAGAATAACAACGAACCAGAGGCGGTAATCAATAGCCACTCAGTGCGAGACAACTTTAACCGAGTGCTGTGCCCCAAACTACGCACCTACGTGTGCCCCATCTGCGGGGCATCTGGGGACTCGGCGCACACGATTAAGTACTGCCCCAAGAAGCCGATCATCACCATGGAGGATGCGATCAAGGCGGAATCGTTCCGCCTAGCCAAGAGCAGCTACTACAAGCAACAGATGAAGGTTTAG
- the LOC117142391 gene encoding mitochondrial import inner membrane translocase subunit TIM44 isoform X2, giving the protein MIRLTIRNSKCSFSKFSKDCISIVDISKFFGRKRSFYEMRATSCRSIPFINFRIVRYLYRPRRLNKYYDIYRIAALARDRACLFTCQQASQNLQQQQPRFYSAPGRRAGFFSQFFDNMKAEMDKNKEIKDNIRKFREEAQKLEESDALKSARQKFNIVESEAQKSSSMLKEQLGAIKERVGDVLEDASKSDLAKKVTEELSKKARGVSDTISDTSGKLGQTSAFQAISNTTTTIKKEMDSASIENRVYRAPAQLRKRVQLDMSDSDRVVEPNTEATGMELHKDSKFYESWENFKNNNTYVNKVLDWKVKYDESENPVIRASRLLTDKVSDVMGGLFSKTELSETMTELVKIDPSFDQKDFLRDCETDIIPNILESIVRGDLEILKDWCFESTFNIIANPIKEAKKAGLYLDSKILDIENIELAMGKVMEQGPVLIITFQAQQIMCVRDQKSQVVEGDPEKVMRVHYVWVLCRDRNELNPKAAWRLMELSANSSEQFV; this is encoded by the exons ATGATACGATTGACAATTCGAAATTCAAAGTGttctttttcaaaatttaGTAAAGATTGTATATCAATTGTAGATATATCGAAATTTTTCGGCCGCAAACGATCATTTTACGAAATGAGGGCGACCAGTTGCAGATCAATTCCATTCATCAACTTTCGGATTGTAAGATATCTCTATCGGCCACGACGATTAAACAAGTATTACGATATT TACAGAATAGCTGCCCTTGCGCGGGATCGCGCCTGTCTCTTCACGTGCCAGCAGGCCTCTCAGAacctgcaacagcagcag CCCCGCTTTTATAGTGCGCCAGGTCGCAGGGCCGGCTTCTTCTCGCAGTTCTTCGACAACATGAAGGCGGAGATGGATAAGAACAAGGAGATCAAGGACAATATCCGAAAGTTCCGTGAGGAGGCCCAGAAGCTAGAAGAATCGGACGCCCTGAAGTCAGCGCGGCAAAAGTTTAACATTGTCGAATCGGAGGCACAAAAGTCGTCTAGCATGCTGAAGGAGCAGCTGGGCGCCATCAAGGAGCGTGTAGGTGATGTTCTAGAGGACGCCAGCAAATCCGATCTGGCCAAAAAGGTTACCGAGGAGCTCTCGAAGAAGGCTAGGGGGGTCAGCGACACGATCTCGGACACCAGTGGCAAGCTGGGCCAGACCAGCGCTTTCCAGGCCATCTCTAACACGACGACGACCATCAAAAAGGAGATGGACAGCGCAAGCATAGAGAATCGTGTCTATCGTGCTCCTGCCCAGTTGCGCAAGCGCGTCCAGCTCGACATGAGCGATAGCGATCGCGTTGTGGAGCCCAACACGGAAGCCACTG GTATGGAGCTGCACAAGGACTCCAAGTTCTACGAGTCGTGGGAGAACTTCAAGAACAACAATACCTACGTGAACAAGGTGCTTGACTGGAAGGTTAAATACGACGAGTCTGAGAACCCTGTGATCCGTGCCTCCCGCCTGCTGACCGACAAAGTGTCCGACGTCATGGGCGGACTCTTTTCAAAGACGGAGCTTTCGGAAACGATGACGGAGCTGGTGAAAATCGATCCGAGCTTTGATCAGAAGGATTTCCTCCGCGATTGCGAAACGGACATCATTCCAAATATTCTGGAATCGATTGTCCGTGGCGACCTGGAGATTCTGAAGGACTGGTGCTTTGAGAGCACTTTCAATATTATCGCAAATCCCATTAAGGAGGCTAAGAAGGCCGGCCTGTACCTGGACTCCAAGATCCTCGACATCGAGAACATCGAACTGGCAATGGGCAAGGTCATGGAGCAGGGCCCGGTACTGATCATCACGTTCCAAGCCCAGCAGATCATGTGCGTGCGGGACCAGAAGAGTCAGGTCGTCGAGGGCGATCCGGAGAAGGTGATGCGGGTGCACTACGTCTGGGTGCTGTGCCGCGACCGCAACGAACTCAACCCCAAGGCTGCCTGGCGGCTGATGGAGCTGTCCGCCAACAGCTCAGAGCAATTTGTTTAG